The sequence below is a genomic window from Anaerocolumna chitinilytica.
TTATATTATTGAAAACAAATTAAAACCAAATGATAAATTACCTTCGGAACGAAATATGTGTATGATGTGGGAATTCAACCGTACCACCCTTCGAAGTGCCATCAAGCAGTTGATTTCGGAAGGAAAAATCTACAACAAGAATGGTTCCGGCACCTTTGTATCAAGAAAGAAGCTTATGAAAAATCTCCAGGATGTGGAAGGTTTTTATGAGACGGCAAGGAAAGAAGACCGGATTGTTTTAAGTAAAATAATCAGTTCTGAGCTTTGTGAGACAACAAAAGAATTAGGAAGAAAAATGGAACTGCCATTAGGACATAAGCTTTTACAGGTGATACGTGTCCGTTTTTTAGAAGAGGTTCCGGTGATGTATGAAACTTCATATCTGGATTATGAACGTTTTCCAGAAATAGACAAATATATAACAGAGACTTCTTCGCTGTATCAGATACTTGTAAAAGTATATGGCTTGGATATTACGGGGGGAAAAGAAAAATTAAGCATTGCTTATTGTGATGAAAAAGAAGCACATTATCTTGAGATTAATGAAGGTGCTCCGGTTATTTATCAGACGGGTGTTGCGGTTGATGAAAATGGTAAGATATTTGAATATTTTAAATCTATTACCCGCTCAGAGTATGTCTGCTTTGCCAGCGAATTAAAGCGGCTCTAAGCGGGTGATTGAAGGAGGACTTGCGATGAAGATAGCAGCGGTTGGGGATAATTGTATGGATGTATATGACGGTTTGGGTGACGCTTATCCAGGTGGAAATCCAGTAAACGTTGCGGTATATTTTGTAAGGCTTGGTGGTGAGGCTTCCTATACGGGTGCAGTCGGAACGGACGTATATGGAAAACGAATGAAGGATGCGATTGGGGCAAAAGGTGTTGATACATCCCACATTCATTTTCTGGAAGGAACTACAGCAATTACCCATGTGGAGCTAAAGGACGGAGACCGTGTCTTTGGAGACTATGAGGAAGGCGTTCTTGCCGATTTTAAATTAACACAGGAAGATATCGATTTTCTTTGCAGTCAGGACTTGGTTGTATCGGGACTATGGGGAAATGTGGAACATAATTTAGCAGAAATTCGCAAACGGGGTGTAAAAGTTGCTTTTGATGCTGCAACAAGGCCAGATGATGAAGCATCATTAATAGCAATACCACATGTGAATTATTTGTTTTTTGCGACAGATGACTCAGAGACAGAAGAGCTGAGAGAAAAAATGATTGAGATTTACAAAAAGGGTCCCGAGCTTGTAATTGCAACATTAGGAGAGCGTGGAAGCATTGTATATGATGGAACTGAATTTGTCCGGTTTGGAATCATTCCATGTAATGTGGTAGATACAATGGGAGCCGGAGATAGCTATATAGCAGGATTTTTAAAAGGTATATTAGAAGAAAAAACCATAGAAGAATGTATGAAAATGGGAGCCTCCAATTCCAGTATTACGCTGGAATATCGGGGAGCTTGGTAGAACGGAAGGAGATTTACGTTGAAAAAGTCAGCAGAAATAGATTATCAGTCATCCATTTACTTACAGCTAAGGGAAGTTGTAAGAAATAAAATTGAAGAGGGAGAATATCTTCCTGGTACAGCAATTCCATCCGAGAATGCATTGGCAGATATGTATGGAATTAATAGGCTTACTGTGCGCAATGCAATTGATGAATTGGTAAATGAAGGTCTGTTAAAGCGGGTACAGGGAAAGGGTGTTTATGTCCTTGCACCAATTGAGCGTGACTTAGAAGTCTTAGGCGGTTTTTCACAAACCATGTATGATAAAAATCTGCAGCCAAAGACGAAAATCTTACAAAGAGGCCAACGTAAAGCCGGAAGTAAATATGCCGAGATGTTCAAAATCAACGAAGAAGACGATTTGTATTATATAAAACGCCTGGATTATGCTAATGGAGAAGCAATCGCCTTGCAGGAGATTTTTGTCCCATATAATCTTGTGCCGAAAATGGAAGGAATAGACCCTTCCGTATTCAGTATGTTTGAAATCTATAAATTTTATGGGATAAATCCGGTAAGGGCATGGCAGACTCTTGATTTGGTAAGTTTGACACAGGCGGATGCGAGACTTCTTGATATTACGAAAGATCAGACCGTATTTCTATTTTCTTGTATTACATATGATGAAAGCGAAAATGTTATAGAATATTCTCGTTCGTATACAAGAGGAGATAAATGTAATTTCACGGTACATTTTCATAAATAAAGCAGATAGGAGTAAATTATGTTAAAATTCAATGAACAACAACAAATAGATAGTGTGAAGGGTGCTTTAATGATCCGTCCTCAAATAGAAAAAGCAGTTGATGAAATCCAAAAAGAGGGATTTGACGGACTCTATTTTATAGGAATTGGAGGTACATGGGCTTCTGGTATGCAGGTTGAGGTATATTTAAGAGGAAGAAGTTCATTACCGGTATATGTGGAAAATGCTGCGGAATTTATTACCACTGGAAATAAGCGTTTTACCAATAAATCAGTAGTCATTTTTTCTTCTGTAACAGGAAGCACAACAGAGATGGTAGATGCCATAAAAAAAGCGAAAGAGGTAGGAGCAAGAGTGTTGGGCTTTATTGATGTAGAAGATACACCACTGGCAAAATTATGTGATACCTGCATTTCTTATCCGATGAATGAACAATTAAAATTTTACATGGTAGCAAACCGATTAATGTATAACAATGGTGAATTTCCGGATTATGATATTTATAATCAGGAAATGGAGAAATATCTTCCTATGGCCCTTGTAGAAGTTGAAAAGAAAGCCGACGAATGGGCAGCGGTATACGCAAAAGAAAAATACCAATACTATAAAGAGCATCCGGATATGCCGCATTACTTCATCGGTGCGGGTAACCAATGGGGAGCCACCTATTCGTATGCGATGTGTTACTGGGAGGAACAGCTCTGGATTCGAACAAAATCAATTACTTCCGCTGAATTTTTCCATGGAATGCTGGAGATAATCGAGGCAGAAACACCTGTAACCGTATTTATTGGGGAAGATGAACAAAGACCATTGTCCGAGCGGGTTGCTGCATTTTTACCGAAGGTATGTAAGAATTATACCGTAATTGATACCAAAGACTATGAACTGAAAGGTATTCGGTCTGAGTATAGAGGATCTGTTTCTCATTTGGTAATGCATGCAGTCAATAATCGTGTAGATGCCTACATGGAAAAAGAATTCAGACACCCAATGGTTATTCGACGTTATTATCGACAGTTCAATTATTAAGATTATTTTTAATAAAAACTGAGATGTTCTGAAATTTAATAGGTACAATAAAAATGCTAGGGAAACTAAGCTTTAACAAGTTCCCTGGCATTTTTATTGGTGTGTTGTTTTATTGCAGTTTTTCAAGTTTACAAAGACTTTGAAATACATCACTAAATTTGTTTTAGTACATAAAGGTATCTGCACATTTTGTATGGAAAGGATAATAATTCAAATTTTTGATTGACATTAGATGCGCTTATGAATATAGTAGTATCATACTACTTATATATATTAGTAGTAAGAATTAATAGTAGTAGGAGGTGTTCATTTGAAGAAAATATACGAGAGTCTTACAGACCTAATTGGGAATACTCCTTTATTAAGGCTTTCCCACTACGAAAGTGGATTACAAGCCGAGCTTATTGCGAAGCTGGAGTACTTTAATCCTGGCGGAAGCGTTAAAGACAGAATCGGGCTGGCAATGATTGAGGAGGCAGAAAAACAGGGACTATTGACAAAGAATTCCGTGATTATAGAGCCGACTAGCGGAAATACCGGAATCGCATTGTCCTGTGTAGCTGCGGTAAAAGGTTATCAGGTAATCATTGTTCTGCCGGAGACATTCAGTCATGAACGACGCAAGTTGCTTACTGCTTTGGGAGCCCAATTGGTTTTAACTCCAGGTAGTGAAGGAATGCCAGGCGCAATCAGAAAAGCAGGAGAATTAGCCCAAAGCATACCCGGTTCTTTTATCCCTCAACAGTTTAGAAATCCTGCTAATCCTGAAATTCACCGTAAGACTACTGCTGAGGAGATATGGCGGGATACCGAAGGAGAAATCGATTTTTTTGTAGGCGGAGTCGGAACAGGCGGAACTATTACCGGAGTTGGAGAAGCTTTAAAAAAGAAAAAGCCTGATATTAAGATAATCGCAGTGGAACCTTTTGATTCACCTATTTTATCCTCAGGAAAATCCGGAGTGCACAAGCTTCAGGGATTGGCTCCTAGTTTTATTCCTGACATATATAATCCGGGAGTTGTTGATGAAATTATTTCTGTAAAGACTGAAGAAGCTTATGAGGCTTCAAAATTGCTTGCGAAAAAAGAAGGCCTACTTGTCGGGATATCGTCGGGGGCTGCCGCTTTTGCTGCCTCCCGTGTGGCAGCCAGAGAAGAAAACAAAGGCAAAACGGTCGTGGTACTGTTACCTGATACGGGCGAAAGGTATCTATCCACACCAATGTATGAAGGTTAAGTACAAGGAGGCTAGAATGGTTTCGAAATTATCAAAATATGTTATGGGGTTGCTTCATAAAAGACCCATGAATCCATATGAAGTCGCTAAACTGTCGGACAAAGAGGTAATTCAAAGATGGTTTCCGATGACGGCGGCATCAATTTACACAACAATTAAGAATCTTGAAAAAAAGGGATACATCGCTGGTAAAAGTGTTCAGGAGGGGAATTTTCCGGTAAAAACAGTATATTCATTATCCGAATCCGGGGAAAAAGAACTGAGTGAGGATCTGGCAAATGGTTTAGCCTCCTACGAAGCGGAAGCTAGCAATTTCGGCATAGCACTTTTTCATATAAGCTCGATTGAAAAAAAGGACGCACTAAGTTACTTAAGAGAGCGCCTTGTCAAATTAGAGACGCTGCTTTCGGACACACAGGAACATCTCGAGCTTTACGCCACAAAAATACCGTTTAACATGAAGATGATGCTGATCTACCAGCAAAATCGATTGCTGATGGAAATCAAAACAACGGAGGAGCTAATTATTGAAATTGAGAAGGATGAAAAATGGGATTATTCTTTTACACAATATTTGGATTCGTAATTAACCTCGGTTCTCAACTTTATAGAATGATAAACTTGTAGCTAAGAAGCCAAATTAAAAAATGAGAGCATATTAAGGGAGGATTATATGTCGCATAAAATATTGATTATTAACGGAAGTCCTCGAAGGAATGGAAATACTTCGATTGCGGTTCATTGGGTGCAGGAAGGAGCAAATTCAAAAGGTGCTACTGTTGATATATTAAATCTAACATCAATGAAGAATGTGGGTAATGGTTGTATTGGCTGTAGAAGATGCCAAAATTCAGATGAATATCGTTGCTTCATTAACGATGATATTTCTCAAGCAGTGTACGCAATGACAGATTATGATGTTATTGTGTTTGCAATGCCATTGTATTTTGGAACGGTTCCTGCTCAGATGAAGAGTTTTATGGATCGTATGTATAGTCATATTAAAATTAATAACGGTCATATGGCTAATCCTAAATTTGAAAACAAGGCTTTTGTTATTATTGCAACCACAGGAGCCGAGAATAGCAACGGTCTGCCACTTCTGGAGGAATATATGAAGGATTTCGCATTGGAGTTCAAAACCAGGTTGTATTCATTTGTTATCCCGTCTTGTAACGCAGATCGAAATGTGCTTTTAGAAAAAATTGATGTCAGGGAGCAGGCAGAGTACTTTGGCGAAAAATTAGCGAATATTTAATGAAAGGGGAATGGATAGAAGATTTCATTGAGCTTTCAGATGAAGGTTATGAAGAAGCTATCGTTCAATTTTTACAAGATAACGAGATAACAATTGACGATTTTGAGTATGTTGGGAAATGTGATTCTGAATGTCCACAATGTGATGCGGAAAGCTTTAGTGTCTGTCGAAGGGATATAGGTTTCATTAAAGAAGGTAAAATATTTACTTTTGATATAGAAGCAGCTGATGAAACATTAGACTTCGTTATATACTGGTGCAATAAATGTGGTAAGTGGACTACTTATATTGAGTAACGCATGAATAGAACTGTGCTCTGGAATTTCTTGAGCCAAGACTGATTTTAGAATATTAAAGGATTGCTGTTTTGGAAAATAAGCAAATGATGGAGTTAGAATGCTATGATACTTTAAATGATGAAAGAATTTTAAATGTTACATGTACTGATAATAAAGAGAAAATGATAACACTAAGAAATGTTCACAAAAATTTGTTGATTGATGAATCTCGAAGTCAAATAGACAGCAAATCAGATTTTTTTGCTATGCCAGAGAATCAGTTGTTAAAAAATTGATGGAAGCTGCTGATTATCTTCCCTGTGATTACAAAATTGTAGTTAAAGAAGCATATAGACCGCTATCTTCCAAGAGTAGACTATCTTAATCCTGTGACATGGGAGTATGATATATTTTAAGACAAATATCAGTCATTTCTTCAACTGTGTTGGTCGTTTCGGACTGAATCCACTTTGAAAAGACATTATATAAAGCTCCAGCATTAAAATAAATGCGGTATACATTTTCATCCGACTTGTCTTCTATATTGGAAAGCATACTGTCGTTTAAGCAGTCTAAAATAATATGATTAAAATGTGCTTGAAATAATATTTTATAGATCTCTTGTTGCTGAGTGAAAACTTCTAACATAGCGTTGATAAATTTTCTTGGTTGCATTGCTTTACCGGTTCGAGTATCTGTATAGGGAAGCAGTTTTTGGTTGACTTCGAAAATAAGAGTGTCCACAAGATCGTACAGAATTTCTTGCTTGGACGAATAATTGTTGTAGTATGCGGTACGAGATACTCCTGCTCGTCTTACAATATCGGTAATACTGATTTTATCAAAGGCTTGTTCTTTCATAAGTAGGATAAGAGCAGTGCATATTGCTTCCCTTGTCAAGCGGTTGGTTTCTTTATTTGAATAGCATTTGGTTGAAGCTGACATTACACTTTCCTCCCTTTTGTTCGTTTTTCCAGGTGTACCGCGGAATGATATTGCTCTACGGAATTTTTTTTATTATACTACATAGTAATCGACATTACAAATGTAAAGTCATACTTCGTAACTGTGTACAATAGAAAAAGATCATCTTTGTGGAGGATGTCAAATGATAATAGAGAAGAGTAGATTAGATTCGGAAGAAACGATGAAAAAAGAAATAGAAATGATGAACTCCTTTGGAAGTCGAACAACGGGTTCAAAAGGTCATCAAGAATTTATCACATGGATTAAGCAGCAGCTTGGTTCTATGGGATTTGAAATATATAGTGATACCTATACTTTTGAACGCTGGGAGGAAAAGAAAAGGGCTTTATTTATAAACCAGCAAGAAATTCATGTATCCTCTGTTTACCCATATTCCGGTGAGACGGATCATAATGGAGTAACTGGAGAACTGATTTATGTTAAAAACGGAAACTATAATAAAGCAAAAGGGAAAATTGCTGTCATAAAAATCAATACAGTAAAAAAACTCCCGATTGGACTTATTATGAATAAAAGGGAGGCTTTTCCTAGTAATACAGGGATTGCAGCAGGAGATGGTGATCTTGTATTGACTTCTGTATTAAAAAATCCTAATTTAAAAAAGGCAAGAGAAAAGGGTGTAAAAGCGGTTATATTAATTTGGAACGGTGTATCCAATAATAAGGTAGAAGATCAGTATTTACCATTTACAGATCAGTATAAGGGTATACCGGCGATATGGGTGAATGAGACAGAAGGAAAAAAAGTGCTTGCAGCAGCAGAAAGAAAAGAACAAGGGACAATCATACTAGAAGCAGAGAAACAAGATAGCGCATCAACGGAAAGCTTTTACGTGAAAATAGAAGGTAAAAACAAAGAAGAAACGATTCTGATTAATTCTCATTCGGATGGGATTAATGTGGTAGAGGAAAATGGAGCTCTTGGAATGCTCTCCATGATACGTTATTTACAAAACAGCCACCCGGAGCGCACCATGATTTTTGCTTTTATAACGGGACATTTTCGTTTGCCAGTATTTAAAGGAACCTCACAAGCAACCTCAACCTGGTTATTGAAGCATCCAGAATTATGGGATGGAGAGAATGGCAATAAAAAAGCGGTTGCAGGAATCACAGTAGAGCATTTGGGCAGCATGGAATGGAAAGAAAATGCAGAAGGAGAATATGAGGCAACAGGAAATATTCAAACGGAATATACTTATATAGGAAATAAAAAGATGGGAGAAATATGGAAACAGGCAATTGAAAATAGAAGCCTGACACGAACAGTTATGATTAGAGGGCATAATAAGTTTGAATTTGGTGAAAGTCAGCCTCTATTCGAAGCAGGCATTCCGGTTATTGGGCTTATTCAAATGCCTGATTATTTAACGGTAAGTAGTAAAGGCATGGAAATGGACAAATTTAATATTAGTCTCATGAGGGAACAGGTGGAATCGCTGATAGAAGCAATTCTCATAGTAGACAAAACATCGAGAGAGCAACTTGGAAAGTCTGATGGATATTCATTTTTCTTTGGAAATGTTAAATAAGCAGGAGGTATTATCTATCGAATTTTAGCAAGGTTTTATCTATATAATTCTTTCTGGTCAATTCTTGAGAGTACAGGTTTAATATTTTAAGAGCTTTGTCATATGCGTGGGAACAAGACGAGATATACAATCAGCATGAATACGTTTACGTTGTAAATAGCATATATAATATGACAGTGTGTTGTCATATTATATATGCTATTATTTATTAGTAGCAACCCGAAAATTAACACCGAATTTATTCGATTCTATCTTAAGGAGAAAACAAATGCTATCAGAAAAAATTTTATGACAATTAGAAAATAAGGGTATCGTAACAATTGTAATATATTTTTTAGTTCCGGTTCGGAATTTAACAAAATCGCTATTTAGCCAAATAGAATATGGAAAACTTACAGGAGGTTTGGAAAATATGAAAGATATGGATTTTAACAAGATTATTGAACGCTCCATCGCCATAAGAGAAACTTATCACAAATTGGAAGAACAATATCATGGTCAAAAGTGGTCGGTTGAGGAAGATGCCCTCGCTTTTCTAACAGATGCCGGTCTGGTTGGCCGTTTAACCATGTCCCAACAAGGGCGTTGGCCGAATGGCAGTAATACAGAAGCCGAACTGAAACATAAGCTTAGTGAAGGTATATGGTGGCTGATAGTTCTGGCGCAACGCATGGAGATTGATATTGGAGAGGCGATGGACGGCTTTTTGTCCAAACTTGAGAAACAGCTGCAGAGTTAAATACCCTAATAAGAAAAACTTTATAGCAGCATTGACCCCTCTGAGCTGAGTAAGCATATTTTACAACAGATTAGAGGGGGATACTCCCGGTATTCCCAGTATTATTGCAAATATTGCTTTATCCAGCCAATATATTCTTCTTCTCTTCGAATAGCATGGTCAAGTATTAAAAAATGACCGTAGTTTTTAGAACGAGTTACTTCATCCTTGAATAGCAGAATCATTCGCTTTTTTAAATGGGATAATTTTGAAGTATGTAATCTATATTGCTCGGACAGCATTTTTTGAATGCGTTCGTCATTTTTATCGTGAATAAAATATAATTTAAGAATAAACTCATCCTTGTTTAATGGAAGTTCTCCGGTGGGGGTTTCCTCCCATTCATTTAGTACCCTTTGTCCTTTATCTGTAATGGTATAATATGTCTTTTCAAGCTTATTTCCGAATAAACCAGTTTCGGATGAAATATATCCCTCTTCTTCCAAGCGCTTTAATTCTAAGTATATCTGACTATGCTTCGCAGACCAAAATTCACCAATTTCTGTTTCGAATAATTTTTTTAAATCATAACCTGTTTTTTTTTCGTTCTCCAGCAAGCCTAAAAGAATATATTTTAATAAGTTTTTTTGAGCCATATCACTCCTCCAAAAATCTGGTTGACATTTAATTTAATCTAGTATAGCATAAATATTGAAAATTTAATATGTAATTAATTACATGTTTTTATTTTCATACTAATGGAGGAAAAACGAATGTCAGAAAAAATCTTTAAAGGAAAAACTATGAAAATGCAAAAGCAAGAGTTTTTTGAAGACGAAAGGATAAATGATTGAAGATGGAAAAAGTTAAGCGTTATGTCATATTTATGGTAGGAATTTTCATTAATTCACTGGGGGTCAGCCTGATTACAAAGGCGAATTTGGGGACATCGCCGATTTCATCTATACCTTATGTGTTAAGCTTGAATTTCCCTTTTTCACCGGGAAATTTTACTATATTTTTCAGCTTGTTATTGATTTTGCTGCAGTTGCTGATATTAAGGAATAATTTTAAGCCGGAACATTTATTGCAGGTTCCGGTATCAATTGTATTTGGGTATTTTATTGATTTATGTATGGCTTTATTTAAAGATGTTCAACCGGGATGGTATATAACTAAAATTTTATGCCTTTTGGCAGGCTGTTTCATTCTTGGAATCGGTGTGTATATGGAAGTTCTTGCGGATGTTGTTATGCTGCCGGGAGAAGCCTTTGTTAGGGCTGTTGTTTTTCGATGGAAAACAGAATTCGGCATTACAAAGATTGCTTTTGATATTACTATGGCAGTGTCAGCAGGGGTATTATCCTTTTGCTATGAAAAACGCCTTTACGGTGTACGGGAAGGCACAATTGTGGCAGCAGTACTGGTAGGGTTTACAGCAAGGTTTATAGGCAGACAACAGGTTATACGCCGAAGTACATATCCGAAAGAGAAGAAAAAATGACCAACAGCCTTATTTTTGATATGATTAATCAAATGTATGTGTATTCCCAGGAGCATACAGCACCGGAGGATGCTATTTTTGAAGCGGAAGCAAGTGTAGTAAAAGAAGCATCACAGAAAAGCAATTGTGTAATTATAGGTCGGTGGGCCGTTTATATCTTAAGAGAACGTCGTGAATGCTTAAAGGTTTATCTTTACGCCCCAATAGAATTCCGTGTAAAAAGAATTATGGAGACAGAAGGCTTAAGTGAGAAAGAGGCAAGAAAAAAGATACAGCAGATGGATAGACAAAGAGCAGAACATTACCGCTATTATACGCATCAAATTTGGGGAATGGCTTCTAATTATCAGCTATGCATTGATACCTCATTAGGAATGGAACATACGGAAAATATGATTTTAGAAATGCTGGAAAGCATTAAGACGAAGGAATATTAGGAAGGACAGGAACAAGATGAATACCAGTGAGAATAAAAATGCAGTGAAACAGCGGAAAAAAGAG
It includes:
- a CDS encoding GntR family transcriptional regulator, with amino-acid sequence MSMDNQRPREDAMEKIESYIIENKLKPNDKLPSERNMCMMWEFNRTTLRSAIKQLISEGKIYNKNGSGTFVSRKKLMKNLQDVEGFYETARKEDRIVLSKIISSELCETTKELGRKMELPLGHKLLQVIRVRFLEEVPVMYETSYLDYERFPEIDKYITETSSLYQILVKVYGLDITGGKEKLSIAYCDEKEAHYLEINEGAPVIYQTGVAVDENGKIFEYFKSITRSEYVCFASELKRL
- the frlD gene encoding fructoselysine 6-kinase: MKIAAVGDNCMDVYDGLGDAYPGGNPVNVAVYFVRLGGEASYTGAVGTDVYGKRMKDAIGAKGVDTSHIHFLEGTTAITHVELKDGDRVFGDYEEGVLADFKLTQEDIDFLCSQDLVVSGLWGNVEHNLAEIRKRGVKVAFDAATRPDDEASLIAIPHVNYLFFATDDSETEELREKMIEIYKKGPELVIATLGERGSIVYDGTEFVRFGIIPCNVVDTMGAGDSYIAGFLKGILEEKTIEECMKMGASNSSITLEYRGAW
- a CDS encoding GntR family transcriptional regulator; translation: MKKSAEIDYQSSIYLQLREVVRNKIEEGEYLPGTAIPSENALADMYGINRLTVRNAIDELVNEGLLKRVQGKGVYVLAPIERDLEVLGGFSQTMYDKNLQPKTKILQRGQRKAGSKYAEMFKINEEDDLYYIKRLDYANGEAIALQEIFVPYNLVPKMEGIDPSVFSMFEIYKFYGINPVRAWQTLDLVSLTQADARLLDITKDQTVFLFSCITYDESENVIEYSRSYTRGDKCNFTVHFHK
- a CDS encoding SIS domain-containing protein — protein: MLKFNEQQQIDSVKGALMIRPQIEKAVDEIQKEGFDGLYFIGIGGTWASGMQVEVYLRGRSSLPVYVENAAEFITTGNKRFTNKSVVIFSSVTGSTTEMVDAIKKAKEVGARVLGFIDVEDTPLAKLCDTCISYPMNEQLKFYMVANRLMYNNGEFPDYDIYNQEMEKYLPMALVEVEKKADEWAAVYAKEKYQYYKEHPDMPHYFIGAGNQWGATYSYAMCYWEEQLWIRTKSITSAEFFHGMLEIIEAETPVTVFIGEDEQRPLSERVAAFLPKVCKNYTVIDTKDYELKGIRSEYRGSVSHLVMHAVNNRVDAYMEKEFRHPMVIRRYYRQFNY
- the cysK gene encoding cysteine synthase A, with protein sequence MKKIYESLTDLIGNTPLLRLSHYESGLQAELIAKLEYFNPGGSVKDRIGLAMIEEAEKQGLLTKNSVIIEPTSGNTGIALSCVAAVKGYQVIIVLPETFSHERRKLLTALGAQLVLTPGSEGMPGAIRKAGELAQSIPGSFIPQQFRNPANPEIHRKTTAEEIWRDTEGEIDFFVGGVGTGGTITGVGEALKKKKPDIKIIAVEPFDSPILSSGKSGVHKLQGLAPSFIPDIYNPGVVDEIISVKTEEAYEASKLLAKKEGLLVGISSGAAAFAASRVAAREENKGKTVVVLLPDTGERYLSTPMYEG
- a CDS encoding PadR family transcriptional regulator gives rise to the protein MVSKLSKYVMGLLHKRPMNPYEVAKLSDKEVIQRWFPMTAASIYTTIKNLEKKGYIAGKSVQEGNFPVKTVYSLSESGEKELSEDLANGLASYEAEASNFGIALFHISSIEKKDALSYLRERLVKLETLLSDTQEHLELYATKIPFNMKMMLIYQQNRLLMEIKTTEELIIEIEKDEKWDYSFTQYLDS
- a CDS encoding flavodoxin family protein; translated protein: MSHKILIINGSPRRNGNTSIAVHWVQEGANSKGATVDILNLTSMKNVGNGCIGCRRCQNSDEYRCFINDDISQAVYAMTDYDVIVFAMPLYFGTVPAQMKSFMDRMYSHIKINNGHMANPKFENKAFVIIATTGAENSNGLPLLEEYMKDFALEFKTRLYSFVIPSCNADRNVLLEKIDVREQAEYFGEKLANI
- a CDS encoding TetR/AcrR family transcriptional regulator — protein: MSASTKCYSNKETNRLTREAICTALILLMKEQAFDKISITDIVRRAGVSRTAYYNNYSSKQEILYDLVDTLIFEVNQKLLPYTDTRTGKAMQPRKFINAMLEVFTQQQEIYKILFQAHFNHIILDCLNDSMLSNIEDKSDENVYRIYFNAGALYNVFSKWIQSETTNTVEEMTDICLKIYHTPMSQD
- a CDS encoding zinc-binding metallopeptidase family protein codes for the protein MIIEKSRLDSEETMKKEIEMMNSFGSRTTGSKGHQEFITWIKQQLGSMGFEIYSDTYTFERWEEKKRALFINQQEIHVSSVYPYSGETDHNGVTGELIYVKNGNYNKAKGKIAVIKINTVKKLPIGLIMNKREAFPSNTGIAAGDGDLVLTSVLKNPNLKKAREKGVKAVILIWNGVSNNKVEDQYLPFTDQYKGIPAIWVNETEGKKVLAAAERKEQGTIILEAEKQDSASTESFYVKIEGKNKEETILINSHSDGINVVEENGALGMLSMIRYLQNSHPERTMIFAFITGHFRLPVFKGTSQATSTWLLKHPELWDGENGNKKAVAGITVEHLGSMEWKENAEGEYEATGNIQTEYTYIGNKKMGEIWKQAIENRSLTRTVMIRGHNKFEFGESQPLFEAGIPVIGLIQMPDYLTVSSKGMEMDKFNISLMREQVESLIEAILIVDKTSREQLGKSDGYSFFFGNVK
- a CDS encoding nucleoside triphosphate pyrophosphohydrolase family protein, which gives rise to MKDMDFNKIIERSIAIRETYHKLEEQYHGQKWSVEEDALAFLTDAGLVGRLTMSQQGRWPNGSNTEAELKHKLSEGIWWLIVLAQRMEIDIGEAMDGFLSKLEKQLQS
- a CDS encoding PadR family transcriptional regulator, which encodes MAQKNLLKYILLGLLENEKKTGYDLKKLFETEIGEFWSAKHSQIYLELKRLEEEGYISSETGLFGNKLEKTYYTITDKGQRVLNEWEETPTGELPLNKDEFILKLYFIHDKNDERIQKMLSEQYRLHTSKLSHLKKRMILLFKDEVTRSKNYGHFLILDHAIRREEEYIGWIKQYLQ
- a CDS encoding YczE/YyaS/YitT family protein; this encodes MEKVKRYVIFMVGIFINSLGVSLITKANLGTSPISSIPYVLSLNFPFSPGNFTIFFSLLLILLQLLILRNNFKPEHLLQVPVSIVFGYFIDLCMALFKDVQPGWYITKILCLLAGCFILGIGVYMEVLADVVMLPGEAFVRAVVFRWKTEFGITKIAFDITMAVSAGVLSFCYEKRLYGVREGTIVAAVLVGFTARFIGRQQVIRRSTYPKEKKK
- a CDS encoding cytidylate kinase-like family protein; translated protein: MTNSLIFDMINQMYVYSQEHTAPEDAIFEAEASVVKEASQKSNCVIIGRWAVYILRERRECLKVYLYAPIEFRVKRIMETEGLSEKEARKKIQQMDRQRAEHYRYYTHQIWGMASNYQLCIDTSLGMEHTENMILEMLESIKTKEY